The following are from one region of the Paenibacillus bovis genome:
- a CDS encoding AI-2E family transporter, translating into MERTRVWSERFKLFFLNNRFVIFLFVLLLISLNIFVLSKIPYVFTPLIVLVKTVILPIILSGILFYLLNPIVNLLEKYKVKRIYSIIMLYILIIGILVLIVSLVIPVIQKQIQELIINIPMLYDKTVYQIQYWLGGDVFQQLQQSTNINPAELAQSLSERWTAIAGSGVSGFIHTFSGIGGFLGTLTEVIVSIVTVPFILFYLLKDGHNLPHYILKFIPVRLRDQTSKVMSEMNHQISSYIRGQIIVSFCIGILLYIGYNIIGLDYALILAVIASFTSIVPYLGPAIAITPALIVALVTSPVMLLKMVAVWTIVQLVEGKLISPQIMGKSLKIHPITIIFVILTSGNLFGVIGILLAVPGYAILKVLITHLFDWLKVSSNLYETDKVTEPSVEVDVKK; encoded by the coding sequence ATGGAACGCACCAGAGTCTGGAGCGAGCGATTCAAATTATTTTTTCTGAATAATCGCTTTGTTATCTTTTTATTTGTACTACTGCTTATTTCACTGAATATTTTTGTACTGTCCAAAATCCCTTATGTGTTTACACCGCTTATTGTACTGGTGAAGACAGTCATTCTGCCTATTATTCTCAGCGGCATCTTGTTTTATTTACTGAATCCTATTGTGAATCTGCTAGAAAAATACAAAGTAAAACGCATTTATTCCATTATTATGCTTTACATTCTTATTATCGGCATTCTGGTGCTGATTGTTAGTCTTGTAATCCCTGTGATCCAGAAGCAGATCCAGGAACTTATTATCAATATTCCAATGCTCTACGACAAAACAGTATATCAAATTCAGTATTGGCTGGGTGGAGATGTATTCCAGCAGCTGCAGCAGTCCACCAATATTAATCCGGCTGAACTGGCGCAGTCCCTGTCGGAACGCTGGACGGCTATTGCTGGCAGTGGCGTAAGCGGATTTATCCACACGTTCTCGGGCATTGGCGGCTTCTTGGGTACACTGACAGAAGTCATTGTTTCTATCGTAACAGTGCCGTTTATCCTGTTCTACCTGCTCAAAGACGGGCATAATCTGCCTCATTATATTTTAAAGTTTATCCCGGTAAGACTGCGTGATCAGACTTCCAAAGTCATGTCGGAAATGAATCATCAGATCAGCTCCTATATTCGGGGACAGATTATTGTCAGTTTCTGTATCGGTATTCTGCTGTATATCGGCTACAATATTATCGGTCTGGATTACGCATTGATCCTTGCAGTGATTGCTTCCTTTACCAGTATTGTTCCTTATCTTGGTCCAGCGATCGCGATTACACCGGCATTGATTGTTGCTCTGGTCACTTCACCGGTTATGCTGCTCAAAATGGTCGCTGTGTGGACGATTGTACAGTTAGTTGAAGGCAAACTGATTTCTCCGCAAATTATGGGCAAATCACTTAAAATCCATCCAATTACGATCATTTTTGTTATTCTGACATCCGGTAATCTGTTTGGCGTAATTGGTATCCTGCTGGCTGTACCGGGCTATGCAATACTTAAAGTTCTGATTACGCATCTGTTCGATTGGCTCAAAGTAAGTTCCAACCTGTACGAGACGGACAAAGTGACCGAGCCATCTGTAGAAGTTGATGTGAAAAAGTAA
- a CDS encoding methyl-accepting chemotaxis protein has protein sequence MKLSLGSKLVASFIAVSIITYGTSAFFIFYLKSFLAASMSDWLYVSIVLLLGITWSGILGYVISRLLTRPIVNLSRAAERVSAGDLTVDIPERREEDEIKVLNDAFRIMVTNIKDIINDIAHSTNTTSQNADYLTGSINEATQQIESLSTIADEIYKGVQQQRKSTETSMQTAEQMLGSFQEMRDKSSHMMNLSGTMEKSVHSTQHIFASLKEGMSTLSESQAKAENTIRLLDNQASDIGAVTGTVKGLAEQTHLLALNASIEAAHAGEHGAGFAVVATEIRKLAEQSNDSAQRIHSLIGAVQTQIHETVQLIHSQNELVRRESTHTMQVEETLQQFAGVVDELMSEVQQMEGSISKQTDRVELTYQNVNMIREMADRFYERAKQISTATHEETAIMEEISSSSEELSTMTNRLLQKTKVFTA, from the coding sequence ATGAAATTATCACTGGGTTCCAAACTGGTCGCAAGCTTTATTGCAGTATCGATTATTACCTATGGTACAAGCGCTTTCTTTATTTTTTATCTGAAATCATTTTTGGCAGCAAGTATGAGCGACTGGCTCTATGTATCGATTGTTCTGCTGCTCGGGATTACCTGGAGCGGCATACTTGGTTATGTAATTTCTCGTCTGCTGACCCGTCCGATCGTCAATCTGTCGCGTGCTGCAGAGCGTGTGTCTGCAGGTGATCTAACCGTCGATATTCCAGAACGCCGCGAAGAAGACGAGATCAAAGTGCTCAACGATGCTTTCCGTATCATGGTAACGAATATCAAGGATATTATTAACGATATTGCTCATAGCACCAATACTACTTCACAAAATGCCGATTATCTGACAGGCTCGATCAATGAAGCCACCCAGCAAATCGAATCGTTATCGACAATCGCAGACGAAATTTACAAAGGCGTTCAGCAACAGCGCAAATCGACCGAGACTTCCATGCAGACCGCAGAGCAGATGCTCGGTTCTTTTCAGGAGATGCGCGATAAGTCTTCTCATATGATGAATCTGTCGGGAACAATGGAAAAGTCGGTGCATTCCACCCAGCATATTTTTGCCTCGCTTAAAGAAGGCATGAGCACATTGTCCGAATCCCAGGCCAAAGCAGAAAATACAATCCGCTTGCTCGATAACCAGGCTTCCGATATCGGAGCGGTTACTGGCACGGTCAAAGGATTGGCAGAACAGACGCATCTGCTGGCGCTTAATGCTTCAATTGAAGCTGCACATGCCGGAGAACATGGAGCAGGTTTTGCCGTTGTAGCTACCGAAATTCGCAAACTCGCCGAACAAAGTAATGATTCCGCTCAGCGTATTCACTCTCTGATCGGTGCTGTACAGACACAGATCCATGAAACCGTGCAGCTCATTCATAGTCAAAATGAGCTTGTACGCCGCGAATCTACGCATACGATGCAGGTAGAAGAAACGCTTCAGCAATTTGCAGGAGTGGTCGATGAGTTGATGTCCGAGGTTCAGCAGATGGAAGGTTCCATTTCCAAACAGACCGATCGGGTTGAATTAACCTACCAAAACGTCAATATGATCCGGGAAATGGCGGATCGTTTCTATGAAAGAGCCAAGCAGATCTCTACAGCTACTCATGAAGAAACAGCCATTATGGAGGAAATCTCTTCTTCCTCGGAAGAACTCAGTACAATGACAAATCGCTTACTGCAAAAGACCAAAGTATTTACAGCCTGA
- a CDS encoding ABC transporter ATP-binding protein, whose product MTRLDNKTITKRLYRYALRAKKTFVIALIMLVIGVGAELAGPFIAKNIIDNHMFAIEQPFYETTAGEHTAEYNGKYYKREGFWNVGESRGTEAHVVQSGPTFYFIQGPMDNTAGEKSYADGTLTVRNAQGQEAFYPAVPLSPTELFGFYQPELPSIYKLIGLYFIFLLITIITEFGKTYWLQSSANKVIQELRLDLYAHIQRLPVPFFDNLPAGKVVSRVTNDTEAVKDLFVAVLSNFSSGAVYMLGVYVAMFILDFRLGLICLFLVPLLIGWIYLYRRVATKYNTVIRSRLSEINAIINESIQGMSIIRIFRKQKQTQEEFEQLNNDYLSYQNKMLRLNSLTSHNLVNVLRNLTFALVLWYFGSAALGGFDSAISLGVLYAFVDVLGRLFQPMTGIVNQLASLDLSMVSAGRVFELMDEEGEQVTDGSMPRYKGNVQFKNVTFAYKVNPVLKDINFEAKQGQTIALVGHTGSGKSSIINLLFRFYDPQQGTITIDGQNVRELPKQWIRQHMGIVLQDPYLFTGTIASNVSLDNEKISRERVERALREVGADKILSDLPKGFDEPVVEKGSTLSAGQRQLISFARALAYDPAILILDEATANIDTETEALIQSALEVLKKGRTTFIVAHRLSTIRSADQILVLHRGEIVERGSHDELMEIDGRYRQMYRMQTGNSSSALPENGLNPDTADQAPVPAGLIGRTI is encoded by the coding sequence ATGACGAGGCTGGATAACAAGACGATTACCAAACGACTGTATCGCTATGCACTGCGAGCCAAAAAGACGTTTGTTATCGCACTGATCATGCTGGTAATCGGCGTTGGCGCAGAACTGGCCGGGCCGTTTATCGCCAAAAATATTATTGATAACCATATGTTCGCAATTGAACAGCCTTTTTATGAGACGACTGCCGGTGAACATACCGCCGAATATAATGGAAAATACTACAAACGCGAAGGTTTCTGGAATGTCGGAGAATCCCGTGGTACTGAAGCTCATGTCGTACAAAGTGGACCTACCTTTTACTTTATTCAAGGTCCGATGGACAATACTGCTGGCGAAAAGAGTTATGCCGACGGTACACTAACCGTACGTAATGCGCAGGGCCAGGAAGCCTTTTATCCGGCGGTTCCGCTGTCACCCACAGAGCTCTTCGGGTTCTATCAGCCGGAGCTGCCGAGTATTTACAAATTGATCGGCCTGTACTTTATTTTCCTGCTGATTACCATCATTACAGAATTCGGCAAGACGTACTGGCTGCAATCATCCGCCAATAAGGTCATTCAGGAGCTGCGTCTGGATCTGTATGCACATATTCAGCGACTGCCTGTACCTTTTTTTGATAATCTGCCTGCGGGTAAAGTGGTTTCTCGTGTAACCAATGATACGGAAGCAGTCAAAGATCTGTTTGTAGCTGTACTATCCAACTTCAGCTCAGGTGCAGTGTATATGTTAGGGGTCTATGTAGCCATGTTCATTCTGGACTTCCGTCTCGGTCTGATCTGTCTGTTCCTGGTGCCGCTACTGATCGGCTGGATCTATCTGTATCGCCGGGTAGCGACCAAATATAATACTGTAATTCGCTCCAGACTGAGCGAGATCAACGCGATTATTAATGAATCAATTCAGGGAATGTCGATTATTCGTATTTTCCGCAAGCAAAAGCAGACCCAGGAAGAGTTTGAGCAGCTGAATAATGATTATCTATCGTATCAGAACAAAATGCTGCGTCTCAACTCGCTCACTTCGCACAATCTGGTTAATGTACTCCGTAACCTGACATTTGCTCTGGTACTTTGGTATTTTGGCTCGGCAGCACTTGGCGGCTTTGACAGTGCTATCTCGCTGGGCGTACTGTATGCCTTTGTCGATGTACTGGGTCGCCTGTTCCAACCGATGACCGGTATCGTTAATCAGCTGGCCTCTCTGGATCTGTCCATGGTATCTGCCGGACGCGTGTTCGAACTGATGGATGAGGAAGGCGAACAGGTAACCGATGGTTCCATGCCGCGTTACAAAGGAAATGTACAATTCAAAAATGTAACCTTTGCCTATAAGGTGAATCCGGTTCTGAAAGATATTAATTTTGAAGCCAAACAGGGTCAGACGATTGCTCTTGTCGGTCATACCGGTTCGGGTAAAAGTTCGATTATCAATCTGCTGTTCCGATTCTATGATCCCCAGCAAGGGACGATTACGATTGATGGACAAAATGTCCGTGAGCTGCCCAAGCAGTGGATACGCCAGCATATGGGTATCGTTCTGCAGGACCCTTATCTGTTCACCGGTACGATCGCTTCCAACGTCAGTCTGGATAATGAGAAGATCAGTCGTGAACGTGTAGAACGTGCACTGCGGGAAGTCGGTGCCGACAAGATTCTGTCTGATCTGCCCAAAGGATTCGATGAGCCTGTCGTAGAAAAAGGAAGCACATTGTCTGCCGGACAGCGTCAGTTGATTTCCTTTGCCCGTGCCTTGGCATATGATCCGGCGATTCTGATTCTCGATGAAGCTACCGCCAATATTGATACCGAGACCGAAGCGCTGATTCAGTCCGCGCTGGAAGTTCTCAAAAAAGGACGTACCACCTTTATCGTCGCCCATCGCCTGTCTACGATTCGCAGTGCCGACCAGATTCTGGTACTGCACCGCGGAGAAATTGTGGAACGTGGTTCGCATGATGAACTAATGGAGATTGATGGACGATACCGCCAGATGTATCGTATGCAGACTGGCAACAGCTCAAGCGCTCTTCCGGAGAATGGATTAAATCCTGATACTGCTGACCAAGCTCCTGTTCCTGCCGGATTGATCGGTCGTACGATCTAA
- a CDS encoding ABC transporter ATP-binding protein: protein MFAVLKNLGWFFHRERKRYIIGILMLAGVGVLELVPPKLLGDAIDRISSGSITYQSLIYYSSAIVATLIVIYGVTYVWMHSLFGGSNLVERLLRTRFMAHLLRMTPPFFERSRTGDLMARATNDLRSVAMTVGFGMLTLTDSTVYLLTVLLAMGFLISWKLTLAAILPLPFIAIAMAIYGKVVHARYTLAQDAFGDMNDQVLESIAGVRVIRAYVQERQDEKRFEHITNDVYRKNLAVAMVDGLFEPTIRLFVGLSYIIGLGFGIYLVFHNELTLGDLVSFNIYLGMMIWPMFAIGELINIMQRGNASLDRVNETLAVQPDVQDIPSPVVVDYPQMIEFNDITFRYPTSTVDNLQHVSLKIRAGETLGVVGRTGSGKSTLLKQLLHEYPAGSGELTISGVPIQNIAKDQLHSWLGYVPQEQILFSRSVRNNIRFGKSDANDEEIMNAIHTAAFDTDLHTFPDGLETIVGERGVALSGGQKQRVSLARAFIAEPEILILDDALSAVDARTEARIIENIRTKRSGKTTLIATHRLSAIEHADHIVVLDRGKIIEEGTHAELLEAGGWYREQYERQQVANSLDGEVS from the coding sequence ATGTTCGCTGTTTTAAAAAATCTGGGCTGGTTTTTCCACCGGGAGCGTAAGCGTTATATTATCGGTATTCTGATGCTTGCTGGCGTCGGAGTATTGGAACTGGTCCCTCCCAAACTGCTGGGAGATGCTATTGATCGGATTTCCAGTGGCTCGATTACCTATCAGTCATTGATTTACTATTCATCGGCTATTGTAGCTACATTGATTGTCATTTATGGAGTCACTTATGTATGGATGCATAGTTTGTTCGGCGGCTCGAATCTGGTCGAGCGACTGCTGCGTACCCGTTTTATGGCCCATCTGCTGCGCATGACTCCGCCTTTTTTTGAAAGGAGCCGTACGGGTGACCTGATGGCTCGGGCGACCAATGATCTACGATCGGTCGCGATGACGGTCGGTTTTGGTATGCTGACATTGACCGACTCTACCGTTTATCTGCTGACTGTACTGCTGGCGATGGGATTTTTGATTAGCTGGAAGCTGACCCTTGCTGCTATTTTACCACTTCCATTTATTGCGATTGCCATGGCTATTTACGGTAAAGTCGTACATGCCCGCTATACACTGGCGCAGGATGCTTTTGGCGATATGAATGATCAGGTGCTGGAATCGATTGCCGGTGTGCGTGTTATCCGTGCTTATGTGCAGGAACGCCAGGATGAGAAGCGATTTGAGCATATTACCAATGATGTGTATCGCAAGAATCTTGCTGTCGCGATGGTGGATGGATTATTCGAGCCGACGATTCGTCTGTTTGTCGGGCTGAGTTATATTATCGGTCTTGGCTTCGGTATCTATCTGGTGTTCCACAATGAGCTGACACTGGGTGATCTGGTTTCCTTTAATATTTACCTGGGAATGATGATCTGGCCGATGTTTGCCATCGGTGAATTGATTAATATTATGCAGCGTGGTAATGCTTCTCTCGACCGGGTGAACGAGACGCTGGCTGTCCAGCCGGATGTTCAGGATATTCCTTCCCCCGTAGTCGTCGATTATCCGCAGATGATTGAATTCAATGATATTACATTCCGCTACCCTACCTCCACTGTCGATAATCTTCAGCATGTATCGCTCAAGATTCGTGCCGGAGAGACACTTGGCGTAGTTGGACGTACCGGCAGCGGCAAATCTACCCTGCTCAAGCAGCTGCTACATGAATATCCTGCTGGCAGCGGCGAGCTGACAATCAGTGGTGTACCGATTCAAAATATTGCCAAGGATCAGCTGCACAGCTGGCTTGGTTATGTGCCGCAGGAGCAGATTCTGTTTTCCCGAAGTGTGCGCAATAATATTCGCTTTGGTAAATCGGATGCAAATGACGAAGAAATTATGAATGCTATTCACACTGCAGCTTTTGATACGGATCTGCATACGTTCCCTGACGGCTTGGAGACTATTGTCGGCGAACGTGGTGTAGCCCTGTCCGGTGGTCAGAAGCAGCGTGTATCACTTGCTCGTGCCTTTATTGCCGAACCAGAGATTCTGATTCTGGATGATGCACTTTCTGCTGTCGATGCACGTACCGAAGCACGTATTATAGAAAATATCCGTACCAAACGTTCAGGCAAAACGACTCTGATCGCGACACATCGCCTGTCTGCTATCGAGCATGCAGATCATATTGTCGTCCTGGATCGGGGCAAAATTATTGAAGAGGGAACCCATGCCGAGCTTCTCGAAGCCGGTGGCTGGTACCGTGAACAGTACGAACGGCAGCAGGTGGCGAATTCCCTCGATGGGGAGGTGTCTTAA
- a CDS encoding HesB/YadR/YfhF family protein, which yields MSIAVSDEAARWYKKELDLKEGDALRFYARYSSNSDIHPGFSLGISVEPPISPGLEQEAEGIQFYMEAQDLWYLNGYKLNVEYMDNEDDIRYAYVPES from the coding sequence ATGAGTATCGCCGTATCGGATGAAGCCGCACGCTGGTATAAAAAAGAATTGGATTTAAAAGAGGGAGACGCGCTGCGTTTTTATGCCCGCTATAGCAGTAACAGCGATATCCATCCCGGATTCTCGCTCGGCATTTCGGTGGAGCCTCCGATCAGTCCGGGACTAGAGCAAGAAGCTGAAGGAATCCAGTTTTACATGGAAGCCCAGGATCTATGGTACTTGAACGGATATAAGCTGAATGTGGAATATATGGATAATGAAGATGATATCCGATATGCCTATGTTCCGGAATCCTGA